The genomic DNA CTTATGAACCAAAGAGTGAGGCAGATTGTAACTGTGGGTGCCAGCTGTATGTATGCAGGCCCATGGGCACTTGTCCACTCCAGATATTATGACTCTCACACTACATGTCTCTGACCACCTTCACGGGTGTCATAGCACACACAGCATGGAGACACATTAGTGTCCCTCCCTCTTGCATATGCTTTTTCAATGCAGCATGAAGCTCCTGAAGCTTTGCCTTAGCTGCTGTCTTGGcttcagaagagagagagggaatgtaCCGGCTGGTATTGGGGGCCTAGATCTGTACACCACTGAGGTCATGCACATTGTGTTTGGGGCAAAAGATGCCTGCCTTTTTATTGTtcaaagaagcaagcaaacaaaagccttACTTGGTCCCCTATGGCCtgctctcatttatttatttatttatttatttatttatttatttatttattattgtgtatgcacaacacatgtgtagaggtcagaggacaactctgaggagtctgttctctccaacTCAGGTTGGCAGGCCTACACAGCAATACCTTTTTACCTGATGAGCTATCTAGCCAGTCCTTCCTTTTAGcacttaacatttttaattttttatttgtcatACATCAATATGTTAATCTTACTTctacattcagcaaagtagcatgTGCCTGTAAGTCCAGCATTGGGGAAGCTGAAGCAAAAGAATGTTGGGTTCAGGACCAGCCTAATCTAAAAAtagaccatgtttcaaaacaaacaatagtCACATATTCTGCAAATTTCTAGGGATAGTGTTAAATACTATTTAGTTTCTGAAAGAGGACTGGATCCAAATTATATGTATCTGAAGTTCCTACTCCAAAATGTGTCCAATCCTGGTCATTCTGGAGGGTGGTGGGTTAGATGGCCCAGGCCCAGAGATAGTGCTGTAAACCTAAAGGGACCACAGGCATGCTAGTTGCAACAACCACACTTATGAATACCCACATGGATCCTATCTCCACAGACTGACCTGAGTGTTGAAATGGACTGTCTGACTCAGAAGGACTTTCTGGGGAGTGTGGATAGCTGGTGGGGCCTGGAGACTGCGGGAACACGTGGCCTGGTGAGGAAGGTGGTGCAGGGCAGAGGGGCTGCTGGAAAGAGTCAGGGTAGGTGGCATTGTGCGGCATGAGGGGCTCGCTGTGCAGGGAGGCACTTCGGAACTTGGCCAGGAGGCTGAGCTGGGGGTTGTACTCGCTGTGTCTTGGTACCAGTACTGGAGGCAGAACtaggaacaaaaaaaaaggagagagatcaCCCTGAGCTTGTTCCATCAGGATGAATGGGACAGCAAATGCTTTTCCTTGGTCATTTGTGATTTTTCCTCTGCCAGTCCCCTCTCCACACATTGGCTCATGGGAAACTCTGCATGCAGGTCCCATCTCTATCCAGGAGTCTGTGGGCTATGTTTAGTCACCAGCAACCCTTCTTGCCACCTACATCTTAAGCAGACAGTCAGGGACCAAGTTCAGGAGGCTCCCGTGCCCATCCTCCTTGGTAATGGCCTCATATCAACTTTATAGAGACCCATCCTATTGACTTTaaggagatccatctgcctataTCTTTCTTCAACTCTGCCAATAAAGTCCTCTTTAAAAGAGGCATAGTTAGTTCCAAACATTTACAACCAAGCCCTAGGTGAAGCCCAGAATATTTTCCATTAGAGACCACACTGAATTATTTAGAGGATCAGACTCAATTTCAGACTCGTTGCTGCTGATAAAATAATCTGGGTCCTTACCACAATGATCTAGAAGCAAGTGACCAAAAGCTATCaagtaaaatacaaatgataagcaaagaaacaaatgaggTAAAAGatcagaggcaacaggaaaaaTCTATCAGTTCAATTTGTTTGGGTTAGTGCTCCCTTCTGGCCTTCTGCCATCTTCGCAGTactgagatggaacccataggcctcacacatgctaagtaagtgtcctaacactgagccacactcagCCCTCTTTTACTTAAGATAGGGTCTCCctaagttacccaggctggctggccttcaACCTAGTGTATAACGTAGGCAGGCACTGGGCTtgcatcctcttgcctcagcctccaagtagatggggttacaggcctgtgccagccTGGATTCCACTCATTCAAATGAACATGAGCGGCAGCTACTTATGGAGCTGCCTGCCTTTCTGAATTACTCAGAAAAGTGTAACTTTTCTGTTTTCAAGACTCTCCCTCCTCTAGTCAGCAACCAAGACTGACAGACTACCTGCTCACTCTGTTGCTTGTCATTCAAACTTAGTCTAAGATAATTGGCCTTGAGAATTTTTCCAAGTCCATtcctaaattttttgtttgtttttgtttttttcagacagggtttctctgtgtctttggaggctatcctggaactagcttttatagaccaggctggtctcaaactcacagaggtccgcctgcctctgcctcccgagtgctaggattaaaggcgtataccaccaccacccaaccaaAAAGAATTTCCTAATGAACATTTTCCTATTTAGATATGTGTTTTAGAGGTCTGAGAGAGCCCAGATTTTCAagccattcaaaaaaaaaaatctcagatatTATTAATGAGGCTTTGTTTTGTTCAGAATCATGTTATGTGGCCATGGCTGTCCTCAAGTGCTGAAGTTTGAGTCATGTGCACTTTCAGATATCTTCCTGATAAGCAAAGAGAGAAGGCAAAATAGCATTTAGAACAAACTCATCAGGTTTGCTAACAGCATGGAACCTTCCAATCACCTTCCCAGACAGACCCCAATCCCTGTGAGCAAGCCCCACACACAGAGGTGATGTTCTTGATGGCAAGAAGGCATGTTTGGGAAACTTAAGGGATGACCTGACAACTGACCTCTCAAGTGGGCTGGGTGTGAATACAACACTACAAGAGAATACTTGTGCTGCTATCCAGACAGCACAGTGGGATGGGGTGATCTCTCCACATTCCTGGAATTAGGCAGATAGCCAACCAAAGAGAGAAGGTGCCCATTAAAAACTATTTCACCTGGAAGGCCACAGGAACACTCGTCCCAAAGAGAACATTAGTAAAACTGCTACAACCAGTGAAGATAAAGAGCTACGTCTTCCAAAGTAGGAGATATATGAAGggatgggacacacacacacacacacacacacacacacacacacacacgcatgcgcgAGCAGGTGTGTGTGAAGAGTTTGGGGAAAActaattttctgtatttaaaacataaaatcttaaggttttttttaagGGCTGGGAGTGGAGTGCaggtcagtggcagagtgctCCCATATGGTATGAGAAACCCTGGTTTTACACCCAGCAAAAGAAGAAGGGGCCACTAAGGTGTTGTTGAGTAAAAGAGCACTGTGTAGCATGTATGAAACCCTGGATGCCATCCCAGCAAAATCATATTTAAGAACAATGGCCTACCTTCCTCAACCTCTTATTTCAGTCCTGGATTCCTTCCTTCAGCAACGTCCCTGGACTGTTTCAGACTGAGATAGGATTCCTTCCATATACCAGAGATTAGCAAAATGGAGCACATACCCACTCTTTAGTTTAACTCTAATAGTCATTGATTTCAGTCATCTAGGGGTGGGAAAAGGTAGGATGTTTAATGTATCTATTTTTTACAGTTAACCATTATTAAGGCATTTAATCTGTTAAGAACTAGGAAGGatagctaggcatagtggcacacacatttaatcccagcacttgggaggcagaggcaggcagatctctgtgagtttgagaccagcctggtctacagagtaatttccaggacagccagggttacacaaagaaaccctgtcttcaaaacaaaacaaaacaaaacaaaaaacaacaacaacaaaaaatcaagaaggaaggaagaaagaaagagaaagaaaggaagaaagaagaaagaactatTCCTAGGGCTTAGATCTCCTAAATCCACCCAAAATAAAACTGCATTTTTCCAAAATCCTACCAAGCTTACAAGCCTTTTAGTGTGAGACTATCATAAATTTCTGACTGCATGATTTTGGAGCCATTGCTTCAGTGtactgctcccccacccccacccccaccctagaTACAGAGATCATTTCAAGCGGATGCTCCATTCCCGAACAACCTGTGATGACTGATCTTGCCTTCCAAGCATGCAGAGACTGGTGGAAGCACCCACCTGGTGTCTCCACTCGGCGGTAATGGTACGGGTTGATGCAGACCTCCTTCTGCTTTGAGCCAAAGGGGAACTCACAGCACTCCAGGGGCTTCAGTTCGTGATGGGATTGCAGGTCTGGCCAGCGCCACACACGGCAGTAGATGACATGGGGCAGCCCCTTGCGGTGGGACACCTGTAGGCGTCCATCCAGGGACCTAGGGATGGTGACGCACTTGCTAGGCTGGCCTGGGCAGCTCAGCGCCCTCTCTAGCTCATCCATggcccctttcttcttctttaactTCTTCACCAAAGAGTCCACGGCCTTTTCTGCCCActtctcctcctcatctccctgcTTCCAGCCCAGCAGCCTCTTCACTGCAGGGCTGgtgaaggagaagagggagctgATGGGGGTGCTGGGGTGCATAGGAGGCAGACCTCAGACTCCTGCACACGGACAGAGGATGAGGCCTTTCAAGGCTTGCAGAGTCCTGGTCAGGTCAGCACCAAGCACTTGTCCACAGATGTCATGGGAACAAGCTTGCCTTTTCTTCTGGAAGCAGTGGGGACTGGTTTAAGTTAGGAGATGGGCTGACTTCCTCCAGAGCCCTTGGGTGGGTGGGCAATCTAACTCTGAAAGACAGGGCAAGACTTTATGAGCCATCGGAGTCATTTTCAGACTAggtgaggaaggacagaagggaCAAATCACCCTCCTAATGTTTTAACTTGAGAACCCCTCCAAGTCCTTGTTGACCttaccttcctcttccttctcccagccAGATCTTGGTCACAGCCTTCCAAATCTCTTTTgttgcttctctcttcctctccattttCCCCAGCACTGAGTACAGCCCGCCCCAGCATGGCTACAGCTCCAATGTGGCTTCGCCCCTTCACACTCTCTTCCACACCAATTTCTTTCCTCCCAAACACAATCTCCACCCAAATCACTTTCCTGTGCAAGAAAGGGTATGGCTCCTTCATCTCTACCTGGGTTTCCAGGGTTCCCAACCCCTCTCTCTGCATATATGGTCTTTCTTTATCTCCCAGTTGCACAAATACTCTGCCCTCAGTGTAGGAAATGCatacaaacaaatgtaaacaaaaatggaagacaCTGAGATCTCAAACAATCCCACTGCTCAGATTTCACTGTACAGCATTTCAGAACAGCAGTTCTCAGAGTGTGTTACCAGGAACCACTGCAGCTTCCTGAGCCCCCTTCCAGGCTGTGAGGCCCTCTCTTTTCCAAATCCACATCTCTGTGAACTAAATTATCTTAATCACATCAGCCAAAACAACAGATCATAACAGGTGTATGAGGAGGTGAAAATGAGAACACAGGTACCATCCATTAAACCAGCATTCAAGAGATTACCCCCTCTTTTTTTAAACCAATCTTTTAAACAtggcatttaattttaaaatatttgccctgaggctggagagatggctcagtggttaagagtatttgctgctcttgcagaagatatgagtttgattcccagccacTCACAATCAATCACCTTTTAACTGTAGGTCAAtgggatctgttgccctcttctggtctccttgggcactaCACATATgtggcacacaggcatacacacaggcaaaacagccacatgcatgcaaataaaaagtgaaaaaaaaattgtcttcataaaagatgtatttatattAATAAGTCAATAACtttgaaattacatttatttgttcagtgtgtgtgtgtatgtgtgtgtgtgtgtgtgatatagtatgcccacagaggtcagagaacaacttttgagtcacatctcttcttccaccatgtgggacctggTTGAACTCAGAACAATTCAGAATTTGTGCCAAGTGCCTTTTCCCACTGCACCCCTTTGCTGGCCTGCAAAtcaataattttgtaaaaatagttTTACTTTCCAAAATAGGAGAAAATTGAAAGATGTAACCTACAAATAAAAGCTAAAGTTTCTCCATAATTTTTAAGTGGAAAGGCACCATGAACCAAAAAGTTTGAAAACTGTTTTTCTAACAGTCACAGCGTCATACAGGTAACTGTGAACACCAAATGTCACCATTGTCACATTTGTTATTCTGCCCCAAAGTCAGCTGCCCTCTCCCTGATGCTCTCACCCAAAGGATCCATCTCTTCTGTGTTCCCCAAAAAGACACACTCAAGTTTCCTGAGCTACAGCTGCATTTGCTCTTCTTAGAAATAGCAGGGACTAAACAAAACCTCCTCCTTCCATATTTTAGAAACCTCATTCATGTGCAATGATGTCCATCTGTCACATCACTGTGGGACAAACTGACTCATTTGAGTCTCTTAGAATCAGCATAGCTCAAAAACCTCCTGCGGCTGCTTGTTGAACTCACTTTGAgtgccattttcttctttgtgtccCTGGGGGAAAGGCATAGCTTTCCAGATCTCCttatataaatgtttttattttgcagtACAGGGCTGGTGCATGCTAGGCTAGTATGCCACTTCTGAGTTGCACTCTAAATCTTAAATTTCTTTGGAACAAAGGTGCTCTTTTATCCCCCTGCTCCAGTGGCCAGGATTAGCACCTCCAAAGAGCACTAAGGCAGCCTGGTTAGGCAAAGCTGATGACACTCAATGCATGGAACGCCGTGCTTACACACTCCATTCCTCATGAGGACCTTATTTAGGATGGTCCAGGGCAAAACATGCTGAGAGGGCCAGTGTAGGTCTCCAAAGCTGTTCTTTTTCACTTGGTAGTTTGACTTactctccatttccttttgaAAGGTTGATTTTTGTGGCTTAACAAATGTGAATTTATAAAGTGTAGTTAAGTCACCATGGGAGTTCTGTTTACTCCATCTAGACAGGCTGCCTTGCAGCAATGGTCCTAGTGGTCAGGAGCTTTCTGGAGGAGATTGGAGCATGACAAACAAGAACATGAGCCCAAAGAGCTATAGATTCTGCTTAGTTTTGTGTGGGACTTGTTATTAGCAAGTTATGGCATAAATCTTTATGTTCACAAATATGCTCATCAGAATTTAACTAAAtacacttaaagaaaagaaaaactgtttcaaggaacaaataacatttttcttCAATGGGGTTGATTTGGCTTTTATTGGAGCAAAGTTATTTGtatgaaaccaaaaaaaaaaaagaaagaaagaaagtagattATTGTAGGACAGCTAACACAGACAAAGTAATCTCTATAGTGTGAATAATAAGATGATTAAAGCCTTTTGTTCTTGGGTATGTGTCTGGGAGCCAATATGaacttcatattttttattatgcTTTACAATAAAAAACTTGAAAAGTATTGCTTCTAAGCTGTATACTTCCCCAGACTGTCTGAAGTTTACCTTGAGTGATACTCGGATACTGTCATCCTTCACTGATGAACTATGGGTCTGAAATGCCTTGATTCTTCACGTCTGACCTCACTGTGCATTGCATAATCATAGACACCATACAAGGCCCCCAAGTAAGATTTTAAGGCTGTAAGGCAGCTTCTATCCCAATAAGCAGAGACCTTTGCATTAAGGGAAACCATGAAGTGTTAAATACAGAATTTCACAGTGATAAATACCAAATTCAAGACCATGAGCTCCTgatagagaaagaggaaaagtagAAATTATCTGAAAGTTGAAATTTAAATCAGGATGACTGGAGGGTACACAGATGTTCAAACATTATCCTCTCTGCTCATCTGTATGCCCAATGTCTTGTTACTAGGAAATGTGTTAAAAATTAATCAAACTTAGAATCCCCAGAACGCTGAGGTTCTTATCTGTCTAATAGTTTGTGTTTTCCCAGGAGGAGCAGTGTGGAATCTGTTAAGTGCCTCCATTCCTTTTCCTAGGGCATTTCAGACACAGGAGGAACTAAGAGGCCCTTGTTTATCTGGAGCTGGCCACCACAGGATCATCCACAGTGCAGTCCCCTGCTGCCTGTGTGAGTTCAACAGTGCCAGCTGGCTCCCTGCAGCTTTCCATTGTTGGAGAATATAAATGTCCACTGACAATGGCCTCCAGTCCATATGACCTTCTGATGGCACCAATGCCCAGACTGCCATACAACTGAATAGAGCACTGCACCGGGGTCGGGAAGAAACTGCAACTGTCATTTATGCAAACTGTAACAGTAAGTGGAAGGGTAAGTAGTGCTGCTTGTCATTACAATGTCTTTACAAAGTGTAAAGAGCACACcgggcttggtggtgcatgcctttaatcccagcactcgggaggcggaggcaggcagatctctgtgagttcgaggccagcctggtctccagagcgagtgccaggataggctccaaagctacacagagaaaccctgtcttgaaaaacaaaaataaaatacaataaaataaaataaaacaaagtgtaAAGAGCACAGCAAACAAATGAAGCACTGTTTAGATTAGTTGCTGGAATCCTTCTGGAATGAGCACTCTGATACCACtgaggacagaagaaagaaaatgtcactgatggaaggaagccaggacacCCCCTGAAAGGCTTCAGTCCCTGGTGGTCTCACTATGTGGTTCTAGCTGctctggaactatgtagaccaggttggcatcaaactcaatgagatctgcctgcctctgcctcccgggtgctgggattaaaggcatgtgcctccacagTTGGCTGCTTACTGACTTTTTTCCCCACTAACCTGGTCACCTTGGAAGAGTCTGTTTTTTAACTCTGAAAAGATTAAGATCTCAAAATCCCAGGATGGGTCTGCCAAGCTGCTGCTCCAGATCATCCCAAAGTGCCATGTAAGTGGACGCCTTGAGAAACTCTTCCTTGAGGACACAATACAGAGACTGTCACTCCAGGGCATCACTGTTTCATTTCAAAGGAAGTTTAAACATGACAGTCTTGATTCTCTACTCCCTGCCAGAGCTGACGGTGTGCTAAGAACCACTCTCAGAAACAGTTTACTGACCACATTTAGAGCTTAAACACATTTGGTGAAAGAACTGTCTTCACAGCAAATGTCATACAACACAAATTAGTACAGCAGTAAGAAGTGCTTCTGACTGGCTGTGGTAGCACATGTGGGTGGGCAGAACAAGAGCAAAGCAGGTGTGAGAAAGGCATATGACAGCATATGTGCAGCACTGTTGTGGGGTTTTTTCATCACATGTGGATCCCCGCTGGGGGACCCAGGCTTTTGCTACAGCAAAGGGTTTGCCGCTCCCTAAGGTGATGGGCTGAACCAACAAAGGACACATCCCctaagaggctgagacagaaagcaGGAGATGAGACGGGGCGCCCAAGTCTGGGCCTGAGCTAGACTTTAACAGAAGATGAAGGACAAAGGATCTGGCTGAAGGGAGAAAACACAGAAGCCCTCCAATGGCTTGATGGCTTGCCCAGTGCCCACAAGCTGTGATTCTTAAGGGGCCATGTGGCACAACAGGGGACCgggaggggctgggggaagggaaactgcaggcaggatgtaatgtatgagagaaaaataaataaataaataaataaataaataaataaataaacgtatgagtgaatgaataaataaaaaacaagccaGAGACCATGATGCTGTTTGTCAACCCCCATTCAGGCACTCATTTGTCTCAACACACCCTCTATTCTGAAAGTCTACTGAATGCCCAGAAGACACCGCCCTTGGCTTTCTGGAGCTTAGACATTTGTTTGACTATTGAATGATATTGTCGAACCATGAAGTACTGTGCAGAAAAGGACTGTGGTGTTGAGAAAAGAGCCAGGGACCTGTGTGGACCTGCTGATGACAGCAAACAAACCAAAGGGATGAGCACTGaaggtgaagggaccagtcccccatttcggcagccatgacagtaacacgtgctcgctatgaccttgtcctagttactagaggttaggtgcctgcctcatgacaaggaaccaatcagaagttagctggtggtgctatgctttatgaccctgggtgtactttactgacaagcgcacagcaatgacgcatcaacacagagcaagccctccaagcctggaggcacaccaatcatgagcctgtgtgtaccccctagacactccccttacgctgccctacaagatctctcggcagctggttaaaactgtcttttgtagccaaccgccagggcgggtggacaaaagacccaagctaacatggggttagttcgttaaattacaataaagcctcatgcagtttgcagcaagctctcgaatctgcctggtgattggggtgaccgaagttgtggcctgggaccccggatacctgagtttttcgggggtctaacaaaggCAAGAGTGCCAAGGATATAGCACAGGAGAGTGGGGACTTGGTCTACTTTATAGACGAAGGAAAGCCTGGAGAGTGGGCATGGGAGTTGCTGGCGACATCCCCACATGAAGGGAACTTTAGAAAACAGGCTTACTCTGAGCATGAAGAACTGTTTAAAAAGCAGAGAAGATAAGTAGCCTGACTGAAGTTTGAGTGGTCCCACTGGATGCCGATGTGGAGATGGACAGGATGTGACAGAAACAGAGTGGCCAGCAGAGCTGCAGAGGAGGACTCGGAAGGCTGGACAgggtggcagcagcaggcaggcaagatCCTGCACTGTGCCTTGTCTTTCTTCAAGAAAGGGGCTTTTATAGGACATCATACAGACATGGAGGAATGACAATAGAAAGGAGTGCTTCATAAAACtaggtgtggttttgtgtgttacCAGCCTCTAGTAGATGGAGGCAGAAGACTGGggcattcaaggtcattcttgaatGACCAGCCTTAGCTATATGAGACTGTGTTCTCAAAAGACAAATGGAGTgattcattttgaaaagaaaaaaaaaactgaagagagagggagaggggatagagggagaagagaaaaacaatgggAACATATTTAGGCacatgtactggctagttttatgtcaacttgacacaaatagactcatcagagaggaggggacctcaactgagaaaatgtctccataagacctggctgtagggcattttcttaattagtgattgatggggagggccaaGCTCATTGGAGGTGgtatcatccctgggctggtagccctgggttccataagaaagaaagctgaataagccatgagaagcaaatcagtaagcagcatccttccatggcctctgcatcagctcctgtttccaggttcctgccctgtgtgagttcctgcccttagtgcttttgatgatgaactgtagTTATATGGCAGTGTGGGTgaactaaaccctttcctcccccagctGCTTTGGTCACGGCGTGTCATCACACTATCACACTATGACCAATAgtgaccctgactaagacagcagGTTTGCCCATCTGGTCACTGGAAGACTCTAAGGACACAATGAGGTCAGTGAAACTGGAAGGGGGTGAGAAATTTGAGAGGAACGAATTGGAGAAGGTACGAATTGGAAAAAATGGAAGAACATATTCTGGAGGTAGACTCCTGCATGGGCCCCTTCATCCATATAGctgagaacacacacaaacactgtgaGGTatatcccctgccccccaaaaggCTTtgctgtcagaaaaaaaaaagttatttcaaaATGACTAGTCCCAAATTTGGGCCTGCATGTGTGGCTCCTCCTCTTTATGGCACAAGGTTGGGGGGAGGCTGGGGAAGCtgagggctgaggcaggggaagctGGGGATTCTGGGGAGGCtgggggcaggggctgggg from Cricetulus griseus strain 17A/GY chromosome 1 unlocalized genomic scaffold, alternate assembly CriGri-PICRH-1.0 chr1_0, whole genome shotgun sequence includes the following:
- the Smad9 gene encoding mothers against decapentaplegic homolog 9 gives rise to the protein MHPSTPISSLFSFTSPAVKRLLGWKQGDEEEKWAEKAVDSLVKKLKKKKGAMDELERALSCPGQPSKCVTIPRSLDGRLQVSHRKGLPHVIYCRVWRWPDLQSHHELKPLECCEFPFGSKQKEVCINPYHYRRVETPVLPPVLVPRHSEYNPQLSLLAKFRSASLHSEPLMPHNATYPDSFQQPLCPAPPSSPGHVFPQSPGPTSYPHSPESPSESDSPFQHSDFRPVCYEEPQHWCSIAYYELNNRVGETFQASSRSVLIDGFTDPSNNRNRFCLGLLSNVNRNSTIENTRRHIGKGVHLYYVGGEVYAECVSDSSIFVQSRNCNYQHGFHPATVCKIPSGCSLKVFNNQLFAQLLAQSVHHGFEVVYELTKMCTIRMSFVKGWGAEYHRQDVTSTPCWIEIHLHGPLQWLDKVLTQMGSPHNPISSVS